From one Microbacterium sp. 10M-3C3 genomic stretch:
- a CDS encoding TlpA disulfide reductase family protein: MAAASARRRTTRLAAAALSAAVALSLAACTSDPLAEQYRAGDNKGYIAANGFQTAEIPPDERGEPVRFTGVTENGETVTSDDYAGTALVVNFWYAACGPCIVEAPRLEQAYQSFQGQDVAFLGVNTYDQPATAISFAKDHGVSYPSVIAVNDGAVKLAFADKAPLSATPTTLVLDRQGRVAARIIGELPEASILQAIVKTVLEEGQ; encoded by the coding sequence ATGGCCGCCGCATCCGCCCGCCGGCGCACCACGCGGCTGGCCGCCGCGGCGCTGTCCGCCGCCGTCGCGCTGTCGCTCGCCGCGTGCACGAGCGATCCGCTCGCCGAGCAGTACCGGGCCGGCGACAACAAGGGCTACATCGCCGCGAACGGGTTCCAGACGGCCGAGATCCCGCCCGACGAGCGCGGCGAGCCGGTGCGCTTCACCGGCGTCACCGAGAACGGCGAGACCGTCACGAGCGACGACTACGCCGGCACGGCGCTCGTCGTGAACTTCTGGTACGCCGCGTGCGGCCCGTGCATCGTGGAGGCGCCGCGGCTCGAGCAGGCCTACCAGAGCTTCCAGGGTCAGGACGTCGCGTTCCTCGGCGTCAACACGTACGACCAGCCGGCCACCGCGATCTCCTTCGCGAAGGACCACGGCGTGAGCTACCCGAGCGTCATCGCCGTCAACGACGGCGCCGTCAAGCTCGCGTTCGCCGACAAGGCGCCGCTGAGCGCCACGCCCACGACGCTCGTCCTCGACCGGCAGGGACGCGTGGCCGCGCGCATCATCGGCGAGCTGCCGGAGGCCTCGATCCTTCAGGCGATCGTGAAGACCGTGCTCGAGGAGGGTCAGTGA
- a CDS encoding DedA family protein, which produces MTDLILAASSSGSGGGAGGSWLTGLIDWTVSLMDVIGPVGAGIGIALENIFPPIPSEIILPVAGLTAARGSFTLVEALVWTIAGSVVGALLLYGLGRLLGADRLRKAAHWIPLVKVEDVDKTIAWFEKHGGKAVFLGRMLPIFRSLISIPAGVSKMPVWRFTLLTAAGSAIWNTIFVLAGFFLGEKWHIVEQYAGILQWIVIGVVAAVVVWFVVVRVRAAVRTKQWQEPGD; this is translated from the coding sequence ATGACCGACCTGATCCTCGCCGCGTCCTCCTCCGGCTCGGGAGGCGGCGCGGGCGGCTCGTGGCTGACCGGCCTCATCGACTGGACCGTGTCGCTCATGGACGTCATCGGCCCGGTGGGCGCGGGCATCGGCATCGCGCTGGAGAACATCTTCCCGCCGATCCCGAGCGAGATCATCCTGCCCGTCGCGGGCCTCACGGCCGCGCGCGGGTCGTTCACGCTCGTCGAGGCGCTCGTGTGGACGATCGCCGGCTCGGTCGTGGGTGCGCTGCTGCTGTACGGCCTCGGGCGTCTCCTCGGCGCCGACCGGCTGCGCAAGGCCGCGCACTGGATTCCGCTCGTGAAGGTCGAGGACGTCGACAAGACGATCGCGTGGTTCGAGAAGCACGGCGGCAAGGCGGTGTTCTTGGGGCGGATGCTGCCGATCTTCCGCAGCCTCATCTCGATCCCCGCGGGCGTCTCGAAGATGCCGGTGTGGCGCTTCACGCTGCTGACGGCGGCCGGCAGCGCGATCTGGAACACGATCTTCGTGCTCGCCGGGTTCTTCCTCGGCGAGAAGTGGCACATCGTGGAGCAGTACGCCGGCATCCTGCAGTGGATCGTGATCGGCGTGGTCGCCGCCGTCGTGGTGTGGTTCGTGGTCGTGCGCGTGCGGGCGGCCGTGCGCACGAAGCAGTGGCAGGAGCCCGGCGACTGA
- the ccsB gene encoding c-type cytochrome biogenesis protein CcsB, giving the protein MPGTGTLSLDAISLLLVWTAIAIYALAFIAYAIDLARRSDIALKAQDAAARETARERELVAAAASGTAMSVETPDGVVTFDDDAPSGRTRPRSDKPRFVWARIGTSLTVLGWLFHVAGDVTRGVAAGRVPWSNMYEFALTGTMLIVAVYLVVLFRYDLRFLGAFITGLAVVLLGGATLAFYVEVVPLADPLKSVWLVIHVFVASLATALFALAFGLSVMQLLQSRRERRAVAASADGEAPRRGASFLRTLPDADALESLAYRFAIVGFIFWTFTLIAGSIWANDAWGRYWGFDTKEVWTFVIWVLYAGYIHARATRGWRGTRSAWLSIIGFTAVLFNFTIVNVFFKGLHAYSGLTS; this is encoded by the coding sequence ATGCCCGGCACCGGAACGCTGTCGCTCGACGCCATCTCGCTCCTGCTCGTGTGGACCGCGATCGCCATCTACGCGCTCGCGTTCATCGCGTACGCGATCGACCTCGCGCGCCGCAGCGACATCGCCCTCAAGGCGCAGGACGCCGCCGCACGCGAGACCGCCCGCGAGCGCGAGCTCGTCGCGGCCGCCGCATCCGGCACGGCGATGTCGGTCGAGACGCCCGACGGCGTCGTGACCTTCGACGACGACGCGCCGTCGGGGCGCACGCGGCCGCGCTCGGACAAGCCGCGCTTCGTGTGGGCCCGCATCGGCACGTCGCTCACGGTGCTCGGCTGGCTGTTCCACGTCGCCGGCGACGTCACGCGCGGCGTCGCGGCGGGGCGCGTCCCGTGGTCGAACATGTACGAGTTCGCCCTCACCGGCACGATGCTCATCGTCGCGGTGTACCTCGTCGTGCTGTTCCGCTACGACCTGCGCTTCCTCGGCGCGTTCATCACGGGCCTCGCGGTCGTGCTGCTGGGCGGGGCGACGCTCGCCTTCTATGTCGAGGTCGTGCCGCTCGCCGACCCGCTGAAGTCCGTGTGGCTCGTCATCCACGTGTTCGTCGCGTCGCTCGCGACCGCCCTGTTCGCGCTCGCGTTCGGACTCTCGGTCATGCAGCTGCTGCAGTCCCGTCGCGAGCGGCGGGCAGTCGCCGCATCCGCCGACGGCGAGGCGCCGCGCCGCGGCGCATCGTTCCTGCGGACGCTGCCGGATGCCGACGCGCTCGAGTCGCTCGCGTACCGCTTCGCGATCGTCGGCTTCATCTTCTGGACCTTCACGCTCATCGCCGGCTCCATCTGGGCCAACGACGCGTGGGGGCGCTACTGGGGCTTCGACACGAAGGAAGTGTGGACCTTCGTCATCTGGGTGCTCTACGCGGGCTACATCCACGCGCGCGCGACGCGCGGCTGGCGCGGCACGCGGTCGGCGTGGCTGTCGATCATCGGCTTCACCGCGGTGCTGTTCAACTTCACGATCGTCAACGTCTTCTTCAAGGGCCTGCACGCCTACTCCGGCCTGACCTCCTGA
- a CDS encoding cytochrome c biogenesis protein CcdA, which produces MNPGAAVADGALWLALPIALAAGLVSFLSPCVLPLVPGYLGFIGGAVAPRRGSGSAQPGRGRLLTGVLLFIAGFTLVFMTVNVLGGVIGLFFVRYADTITRIMGVVVILMGLVFIGLFGIAQRTMRPQARSSVGLIGAPLLGIALGIGWTPCIGPTLTAIFSVSYNLGDPGRAALLGLAYSLGLGIPFLLLALGFGWATRSVAFVRRHIRAVNIIGGVLLIVLGLAMVTGVWGSWMSQLQGVFRSVPLPL; this is translated from the coding sequence GTGAACCCCGGCGCCGCCGTCGCCGACGGCGCCCTGTGGCTCGCGCTGCCGATCGCGCTCGCCGCCGGCCTCGTGTCGTTCCTCTCCCCGTGCGTGCTCCCGCTCGTGCCCGGCTACCTCGGCTTCATCGGCGGCGCGGTCGCCCCGCGACGCGGCTCGGGCTCGGCGCAGCCGGGGCGCGGACGGCTGCTCACGGGTGTGCTGCTGTTCATCGCCGGGTTCACGCTCGTGTTCATGACGGTGAACGTGCTCGGCGGGGTCATCGGCCTGTTCTTCGTGCGGTACGCCGACACCATCACGCGCATCATGGGCGTCGTCGTCATCCTCATGGGACTCGTCTTCATCGGGCTCTTCGGCATCGCCCAGCGCACGATGCGCCCGCAGGCGCGCTCGAGCGTCGGGCTCATCGGGGCGCCGCTGCTGGGGATCGCGCTCGGCATCGGGTGGACGCCGTGCATCGGCCCGACGCTCACCGCGATCTTCTCCGTCTCGTACAACCTCGGCGACCCGGGGCGGGCGGCACTGCTGGGCTTGGCGTACTCGCTGGGCCTCGGCATCCCGTTCCTGCTGCTCGCGCTCGGCTTCGGCTGGGCGACGCGCTCGGTGGCGTTCGTGCGCCGCCACATCCGCGCCGTCAACATCATCGGCGGCGTGCTGCTGATCGTGCTCGGCCTGGCGATGGTCACCGGCGTCTGGGGTTCCTGGATGTCGCAGCTGCAGGGGGTGTTCCGCAGTGTCCCGCTCCCGCTCTGA
- a CDS encoding YhgE/Pip domain-containing protein has translation MTALLERAASRRPITWTTIVGAILLPVLIGGLLVAALYNPVERLDNVHAAVVNDDEPVQVNGQTVPLGRQLTAGLVEGSDDLPSNLSWTITNDEDAEAGLADGTYSAVITIPKNFSAAATSTAPGKTPEQATIEVTTSPDALVVDDAISAQVTQAAASLLGQSLSKVYLENVFLGFTTLGDQLGTAADGATQLADGARQAADGATSLADGVAQLGTGAGQLSSGATQLSGGARQLASGAGQLSSGAAQAADGLDQWAVGAQTLAGQGRQLAAGLGTIAGQLDQSQFPTISDDVVTAAQQLQARSGEVNAGLSQAADALAQAAASCASSGLPAETCADIAKASTAVNDNLAGAQNLVSNAGTVATGLQQLPQLGPGLQTIADNLTKFSGGVDQLANGATTAAGGVRQLSTGAAGLATGANQLASGASGLASGASQLATGADQASAGASSLAGGVGQVADGTDSLASGLQQAVDQLPSYTDQQAQSLASVVADPVAAKGLDTNLFGASAVPLLAAVALWFGGLGTFVVLRAVTARALSSRRPSVLLALRGFAPAAAIGAVQGILVAGVVQLAADYDWADWSLFAVVAMVAGVAFAAVNQALVALFGGAGRWVSAIIGVLAVATGVVSTVPGVISAVAGLMPTSPAYTGMLAALTTAGGYGAAIAGLVVWALLALIVTTIAVARRRSASARELLAPSPA, from the coding sequence ATGACCGCCCTGCTCGAGCGCGCCGCCAGCCGGCGCCCCATCACGTGGACCACGATCGTCGGCGCGATCCTGCTGCCCGTGCTCATCGGCGGCCTGCTCGTCGCGGCGCTCTACAACCCCGTCGAGCGGCTCGACAACGTGCACGCCGCGGTCGTGAACGACGACGAGCCCGTGCAGGTGAACGGGCAGACGGTGCCGCTCGGCCGCCAACTCACGGCCGGCCTCGTCGAAGGGTCGGACGACCTGCCGAGCAACCTGTCGTGGACCATCACGAACGACGAGGACGCGGAGGCGGGCCTGGCCGACGGCACCTACTCGGCCGTCATCACGATCCCGAAGAACTTCTCCGCCGCCGCGACGAGCACGGCGCCCGGCAAGACGCCCGAGCAGGCGACGATCGAGGTCACGACCTCGCCCGACGCGCTCGTGGTCGACGACGCCATCTCCGCGCAGGTGACGCAGGCCGCCGCATCTCTCCTCGGCCAGTCGCTGTCGAAGGTGTACCTCGAGAACGTGTTCCTCGGTTTCACGACGCTCGGCGACCAGCTCGGCACGGCCGCCGACGGCGCCACGCAGCTCGCCGACGGCGCGCGTCAGGCTGCGGACGGTGCGACCTCGCTCGCGGACGGAGTCGCGCAGCTGGGCACGGGCGCCGGTCAGCTGTCGTCAGGCGCGACGCAGCTCTCCGGCGGGGCGCGTCAGCTCGCGTCCGGTGCTGGGCAGCTGTCGTCCGGTGCCGCTCAGGCGGCCGACGGGCTCGACCAGTGGGCGGTGGGCGCGCAGACCCTCGCCGGGCAGGGTCGGCAGCTCGCTGCGGGCCTCGGCACGATCGCGGGCCAGCTCGACCAGTCGCAGTTCCCCACGATCTCGGACGACGTCGTCACCGCCGCGCAGCAGCTGCAGGCGCGCTCGGGCGAGGTCAACGCGGGGCTCTCGCAGGCCGCCGACGCCCTCGCGCAGGCGGCGGCCTCGTGCGCCTCGTCGGGGCTGCCCGCCGAGACGTGCGCCGACATCGCGAAGGCGTCGACGGCCGTGAACGACAACCTCGCCGGCGCGCAGAACCTCGTCTCGAACGCCGGCACCGTCGCGACGGGGCTGCAGCAGCTCCCGCAGCTCGGCCCGGGCCTGCAGACGATCGCCGACAACCTCACGAAGTTCTCCGGCGGCGTCGACCAGCTCGCCAACGGCGCCACCACCGCTGCCGGCGGCGTGCGCCAGCTCTCGACAGGTGCGGCCGGGCTCGCCACCGGCGCGAACCAGCTCGCGTCCGGTGCATCCGGTCTCGCGTCCGGTGCGTCGCAGCTCGCGACCGGCGCCGACCAGGCCTCGGCCGGCGCGTCGTCGCTCGCGGGCGGCGTCGGCCAGGTCGCCGACGGCACCGACTCGCTCGCATCGGGACTGCAGCAGGCCGTCGACCAGCTGCCGTCGTACACCGACCAGCAGGCGCAGAGCCTCGCGTCGGTCGTCGCCGACCCGGTCGCCGCGAAGGGCCTCGACACGAACCTCTTCGGCGCGTCGGCGGTGCCGCTGCTGGCCGCCGTCGCGCTGTGGTTCGGCGGCCTCGGCACATTCGTCGTGCTGCGGGCCGTGACCGCACGGGCGCTCTCGTCGCGACGGCCGTCGGTGCTGCTGGCGCTCCGCGGCTTCGCGCCGGCCGCAGCCATCGGGGCCGTGCAGGGCATCCTCGTCGCCGGCGTCGTGCAGCTCGCCGCGGACTACGACTGGGCCGACTGGTCGCTGTTCGCGGTCGTCGCGATGGTCGCCGGCGTCGCGTTCGCCGCGGTGAACCAGGCGCTCGTCGCCCTTTTCGGCGGCGCGGGGCGCTGGGTCTCGGCGATCATCGGGGTCCTGGCCGTGGCGACCGGCGTGGTCTCGACCGTGCCGGGCGTGATCTCCGCGGTCGCCGGCCTCATGCCGACATCGCCCGCGTACACGGGCATGCTCGCCGCGCTCACGACCGCCGGCGGCTACGGCGCTGCGATCGCGGGACTCGTGGTGTGGGCGCTCCTGGCGCTCATCGTGACGACGATCGCCGTGGCGCGCCGTCGCTCGGCGTCCGCGCGCGAGCTGCTGGCGCCCTCCCCCGCCTGA
- a CDS encoding ABC transporter substrate-binding protein codes for MSLHARRGRVVAGLALTTVAALALAGCAGGAADASASNTDAATATSLADFGTLADLEAAAKAEGQLNVIALPRTWANYGEVLDLFAERYPEITINEQSPDASSAEEIQAAETNKGLDTAPDVFDLGLAVALQNTDSFAPYKVETFDEIPDALKEPSGLFVGDYGGYMSIGYDSSRFDAPTSLDDLLDPQYKGAVAINGDPTQAGSAFAAVGLATVEQGGTLDDFTPGIDFFGELAKAGNFLKVDPTDATIASGETPVVFDWDYLNAAQAKAVPTWKTVVLPGTGYAGYYNQAINKDAPHPAAARLWQEFLYSDDVQNLWLKGGARPARMDAMTEAGTIDADLAAALPEAPSDTVVPTEEQSSKAGELLGQMWATAVQ; via the coding sequence ATGTCACTCCACGCCCGCCGCGGCCGCGTCGTCGCCGGCCTCGCCCTGACCACTGTCGCCGCCCTCGCCCTCGCCGGATGCGCCGGCGGCGCCGCCGACGCATCCGCCTCGAACACGGACGCCGCCACCGCCACGAGCCTCGCCGACTTCGGCACGCTCGCCGACCTCGAAGCCGCGGCGAAGGCCGAGGGCCAGCTCAACGTCATCGCCCTCCCCCGCACGTGGGCGAACTACGGCGAGGTGCTCGACCTGTTCGCCGAGCGCTACCCCGAGATCACGATCAACGAGCAGTCGCCCGACGCGTCCAGCGCCGAGGAGATCCAGGCCGCCGAGACCAACAAGGGCCTCGACACGGCACCGGATGTCTTCGACCTCGGCCTCGCCGTCGCGCTGCAGAACACCGACAGCTTCGCGCCGTACAAGGTCGAGACCTTCGACGAGATCCCCGACGCCCTCAAGGAGCCCTCGGGCCTGTTCGTCGGCGACTACGGCGGGTACATGTCGATCGGCTACGACTCCTCGCGCTTCGACGCGCCCACGTCGCTCGACGACCTCCTCGACCCGCAGTACAAGGGCGCCGTCGCGATCAACGGCGACCCGACGCAGGCCGGGTCGGCGTTCGCCGCCGTGGGCCTCGCAACCGTCGAGCAGGGCGGCACGCTCGACGACTTCACGCCGGGGATCGACTTCTTCGGCGAGCTCGCCAAGGCGGGAAACTTCCTCAAGGTGGACCCCACCGACGCCACCATCGCGAGCGGCGAGACGCCTGTCGTCTTCGACTGGGACTACCTCAACGCCGCGCAGGCCAAGGCCGTCCCCACGTGGAAGACGGTCGTGCTCCCGGGTACCGGGTACGCCGGCTACTACAACCAGGCCATCAACAAGGATGCGCCGCATCCGGCCGCCGCCCGTCTGTGGCAGGAGTTCCTCTACAGCGATGACGTGCAGAACCTGTGGCTGAAGGGCGGCGCCCGCCCCGCACGGATGGACGCCATGACCGAGGCCGGCACGATCGACGCCGACCTCGCCGCAGCCCTGCCCGAGGCCCCGTCGGACACCGTGGTGCCGACCGAGGAGCAGTCCTCGAAGGCCGGCGAGCTGCTCGGACAGATGTGGGCGACGGCCGTCCAGTGA
- a CDS encoding DUF6264 family protein, giving the protein MTYAMPPESYRTLQPERRPARRIRVWDLVLTIVLLLVLAAFAALASYFAVFLAFASDGCGGGTCDTGLLNLGFWFAVLSPWVLLVLAFVTGIVLLVLRRLAFWVPLTAAALIVACFFIGVAIVGAAVR; this is encoded by the coding sequence GTGACCTACGCGATGCCGCCCGAGTCCTACCGGACCCTGCAGCCCGAGAGGCGGCCGGCGCGCCGCATCCGCGTGTGGGATCTCGTGCTGACGATCGTGCTGCTGCTCGTGCTCGCGGCCTTCGCCGCGCTCGCGTCGTACTTCGCGGTCTTCCTGGCGTTCGCGTCGGACGGATGCGGCGGCGGCACGTGCGACACCGGCCTGCTGAACCTCGGCTTCTGGTTCGCGGTGCTCTCGCCGTGGGTGCTGCTCGTGCTGGCGTTCGTCACCGGCATCGTGCTGCTCGTCCTCCGCCGCCTGGCGTTCTGGGTGCCGCTGACCGCCGCCGCGCTCATCGTGGCGTGCTTCTTCATCGGCGTCGCGATCGTCGGCGCCGCCGTCCGCTGA
- the aspS gene encoding aspartate--tRNA(Asn) ligase yields MSERVLVKQLQASPDGPVTVSGWVETVRDQKKVQFVILRDESGAVQLVNPATRPTEEPSEQDAAALALTETISNLSTGTFLTVRGELKHDERVKLGGVEIKVGELQIAAEALPETPIAADSGLDKRMDWRFLDLRQARNNLIFRVQTTLEHAMRTYWVERDYIEIHSPKLMSSPSESNAELFSMEYFEDKTAYLAQSPQHFKQMAQSAGFGKIFEIGDVFRADPSFTSRHATEFTSVDAEISWIDSHEDVARMQEELLQTAIQAVKDRHGDEIRDLFGVEVEVPTLPFPRIPLAEARGIVKKRGYDIPRTDGDLDPEGERQIAAHVAEEFGHQFVFVTDYHPEIRPFYHMRDPETGLTKSYDLLFNGVEITTGAQREHRVRVLEEQAVEKGLDLAGLEHYLDFFRYGTPPHGGFGMGLARVLMLLLGESSIREVTFLFRGPTRLAP; encoded by the coding sequence GTGAGCGAACGCGTCCTCGTCAAGCAGCTGCAGGCCTCCCCCGACGGCCCGGTCACGGTGTCGGGCTGGGTGGAGACCGTCCGCGACCAGAAGAAGGTGCAGTTCGTCATCCTGCGTGACGAGTCCGGCGCCGTGCAGCTCGTGAACCCGGCCACGCGCCCGACCGAGGAGCCGTCCGAGCAGGATGCCGCGGCGCTCGCGCTCACCGAGACGATCTCGAACCTGTCGACCGGCACGTTCCTCACCGTGCGGGGCGAGCTCAAGCACGACGAGCGCGTGAAGCTCGGCGGCGTGGAGATCAAGGTCGGCGAGCTCCAGATCGCCGCCGAGGCGCTGCCAGAGACCCCGATCGCCGCAGACAGCGGCCTGGACAAGCGCATGGACTGGCGCTTCCTCGATCTGCGCCAGGCCCGCAACAACCTCATCTTCCGCGTGCAGACGACCCTCGAGCACGCGATGCGCACGTACTGGGTGGAGCGCGACTACATCGAGATCCACTCGCCGAAGCTCATGTCGAGCCCGTCGGAGTCCAACGCCGAGCTGTTCAGCATGGAGTACTTCGAGGACAAGACCGCGTACCTCGCGCAGAGCCCGCAGCACTTCAAGCAGATGGCGCAGTCGGCCGGGTTCGGCAAGATCTTCGAGATCGGCGACGTGTTCCGCGCCGACCCGTCGTTCACGTCGCGCCACGCGACGGAGTTCACGTCCGTCGACGCCGAGATCAGCTGGATCGACTCGCACGAGGACGTCGCGCGGATGCAGGAGGAGCTCCTCCAGACCGCCATCCAGGCCGTCAAGGACAGGCACGGCGACGAGATCCGCGACCTGTTCGGCGTCGAGGTCGAAGTGCCGACCCTGCCGTTCCCCCGCATCCCGCTCGCTGAGGCGCGCGGGATCGTGAAGAAGCGCGGATACGACATCCCCCGCACCGACGGCGACCTCGACCCCGAGGGCGAGCGGCAGATCGCCGCCCACGTCGCGGAGGAGTTCGGGCACCAGTTCGTGTTCGTCACCGACTACCACCCCGAGATCCGGCCGTTCTACCACATGCGCGATCCCGAGACCGGGCTCACGAAGTCGTACGACCTGCTGTTCAACGGCGTCGAGATCACCACGGGCGCCCAGCGCGAGCACCGCGTGCGCGTGCTGGAGGAGCAGGCGGTCGAGAAGGGGCTCGATTTGGCCGGGCTCGAGCACTACCTCGACTTCTTCCGCTACGGCACGCCCCCGCACGGCGGCTTCGGCATGGGCCTGGCCCGCGTCCTGATGCTCCTCCTCGGCGAGTCCAGCATCCGCGAGGTCACCTTCCTCTTCCGCGGCCCCACGCGCCTGGCACCCTGA
- a CDS encoding histidine phosphatase family protein: MPADRLHLVRHGEVHNPGRVLYGRLPGFGLSADGRRMARQAAEYVRSLERPVSALVVSPLQRTRESAEPFEAIFGIEPYIDDRVIEPTNVFEGRRMQRVFYNPMNWRHLAQPSLPSWGEPYLQVVARMTEAMDAAWDRADGGDVVVVSHQLPIWITHLAMAELPLRHDPRRRRCALSSVTSFERRDGRWREVAYAEPASTDGAVDVGAV; encoded by the coding sequence GTGCCCGCCGACCGCCTCCATCTCGTGCGCCATGGCGAGGTCCACAACCCCGGGCGCGTGCTGTACGGACGCCTGCCCGGCTTCGGCCTGAGCGCCGACGGCCGCCGGATGGCGCGGCAGGCGGCCGAGTACGTGCGCTCGCTCGAGCGGCCGGTCTCGGCGCTCGTCGTCTCGCCGCTGCAGCGCACGCGCGAGTCGGCCGAGCCGTTCGAGGCGATTTTCGGCATCGAGCCGTACATCGACGACCGCGTCATCGAGCCCACGAACGTCTTCGAGGGGCGGCGGATGCAGCGGGTCTTCTACAACCCGATGAACTGGCGTCACCTCGCCCAGCCGTCGCTGCCGAGCTGGGGCGAGCCCTACCTGCAGGTCGTCGCCCGCATGACGGAGGCGATGGATGCGGCGTGGGATCGTGCGGACGGCGGCGACGTCGTGGTCGTGTCCCACCAGCTGCCGATCTGGATCACGCACCTCGCGATGGCCGAGCTCCCGCTGCGTCACGACCCGCGCCGCCGTCGCTGCGCGCTCTCGAGCGTGACGAGCTTCGAGCGCCGCGACGGCCGCTGGCGCGAGGTCGCGTACGCCGAGCCGGCCTCGACCGACGGTGCCGTCGACGTGGGGGCGGTGTGA
- a CDS encoding cytochrome c biogenesis protein ResB: MSRSRSDAPAEGTLRPADHADSRDAAASGDDITSPALGPLGWLRWGWRQLTSMRTALVLLLLLAIAAVPGSIVPQRSADPNGVSQYFTDNPDLAPILDNLKLFDVYTSPWFSAIYILLFISLIGCVIPRTRHHWKALRSRPPRTPARLSRLDDTRESVIELGEGEDADELAAEAVELATTQLRKAGYRVERYDGRGSFSVSAERGYLRETGNLVFHGALVGVLIAVGVGGGFTYTGQRVLVEGTTFVNSLLDYSSFNPGRFVSTDALTPYSLTLDRFDVSYVPSGEQGAGQAGDFAAHVTTQVGDDTGEGEVRVNHPLDVAGDRVYLLGNGYAPTITVRNAAGDVVFSDSVPFLPQDTNMTSLGVVKIPDGMPEQMGLVGFFYPTQVALASGAFSSGYPALINPVVTFSVYVGDLGIDGGTPRSVYTLDTSDMEQIAGPGTGVGAVELAPGQTATLPDGLGSVTFENESPPGAQGYDGSVKRFASLSIHRDIAAPWVLAFAILATAGLLAALFVPRRRVWVKATPRGRTVVIEYAGLARGEDPTLAAAVEQTAARHDEALRGWRKKAHLQ; this comes from the coding sequence GTGTCCCGCTCCCGCTCTGACGCCCCCGCGGAGGGGACACTCCGCCCCGCCGACCACGCGGACAGCCGCGACGCCGCCGCATCCGGCGACGACATCACCTCGCCCGCGCTCGGTCCGCTCGGATGGCTGCGATGGGGATGGCGGCAGCTCACCTCGATGCGCACGGCCCTCGTGCTGCTGCTGCTGCTCGCGATCGCCGCGGTGCCCGGATCGATCGTGCCGCAGCGCAGCGCCGACCCGAACGGCGTGTCGCAGTACTTCACCGACAACCCCGACCTCGCACCGATCCTCGACAACCTCAAGCTGTTCGACGTGTACACGTCGCCGTGGTTCTCGGCGATCTACATCCTGCTGTTCATCTCGCTGATCGGCTGCGTCATCCCGCGCACGCGACACCACTGGAAGGCGCTGCGCTCGCGCCCGCCGCGCACGCCGGCGCGGCTGTCGCGCCTGGACGACACGCGCGAGAGCGTGATCGAGCTGGGGGAGGGCGAAGACGCCGACGAGCTCGCCGCCGAGGCGGTCGAGCTCGCCACGACGCAGCTGCGGAAGGCGGGCTACCGCGTCGAGCGCTACGACGGGCGCGGATCGTTCTCGGTGTCGGCCGAGCGCGGGTACCTCCGCGAGACGGGCAACCTCGTCTTCCACGGCGCCCTGGTCGGGGTGCTCATCGCCGTGGGCGTGGGCGGCGGGTTCACCTACACCGGACAGCGGGTGCTCGTGGAGGGGACGACCTTCGTCAACTCGCTGCTGGACTACTCCTCGTTCAACCCCGGACGCTTCGTCAGCACCGACGCCCTCACGCCCTACTCGCTCACGCTCGACCGCTTCGACGTGTCGTACGTGCCCTCGGGCGAGCAGGGCGCGGGGCAGGCGGGCGACTTCGCCGCGCACGTGACGACGCAGGTCGGCGACGACACCGGCGAGGGCGAGGTGCGCGTGAACCATCCGCTCGACGTCGCCGGCGACCGGGTCTACCTGCTCGGCAACGGCTACGCGCCGACCATCACCGTGCGCAACGCCGCCGGCGACGTCGTGTTCAGCGACTCCGTGCCGTTCCTGCCGCAGGACACGAACATGACCTCGCTCGGCGTCGTGAAGATCCCCGACGGCATGCCGGAGCAGATGGGGCTCGTGGGCTTCTTCTACCCGACGCAGGTGGCGCTGGCATCCGGGGCCTTCTCGTCCGGCTACCCCGCCCTCATCAACCCGGTCGTCACCTTCAGCGTGTACGTCGGCGACCTCGGCATCGACGGCGGCACACCCCGTTCGGTGTACACGCTCGACACGTCCGACATGGAGCAGATCGCGGGGCCCGGCACCGGCGTCGGTGCCGTCGAGCTCGCGCCCGGCCAGACCGCGACGCTCCCCGACGGCCTCGGCTCGGTCACGTTCGAGAACGAGTCCCCTCCCGGCGCGCAGGGCTACGACGGGTCGGTCAAGCGCTTCGCGTCGCTGTCGATCCACCGCGACATCGCCGCCCCGTGGGTGCTCGCGTTCGCGATCCTCGCGACGGCCGGACTGCTCGCGGCGCTGTTCGTGCCCCGCCGTCGCGTGTGGGTCAAGGCCACACCGCGCGGACGCACGGTGGTGATCGAATACGCGGGGCTCGCGCGCGGCGAGGACCCCACCCTGGCCGCGGCGGTCGAGCAGACCGCCGCCCGTCACGACGAAGCCCTCCGGGGCTGGCGAAAGAAGGCGCATCTACAATGA